From the genome of Pseudonocardia sp. EC080619-01:
GGGCTGCCCGAAGGCCGCGATCTCCATCGAGGACTGAGCGCACGGGCCGGCCGGTCGGGCCGGCTCCGCAGGTTGCCCTGCCCGGACGGGGCCGCGAGGATCCCCCGGGACGTGCACCGCCTGCGAAGGAGCCGACCGTGACCGCCGGAACCACCGACGTCTGGACCACCCCGCTGACCCCGCTGGCGTTCCTCGGCCGTTCGGCCGACGTCTTCCCCGACACGACGGCGATCGTCTACGGGGACCGGCGGCACACGTACGCGGAGTTCGCGGCGGAGGCGACCCGGGTGGCGAACGCACTGGAGGCCTCCGGCGTGGAGCCCGGGGACCGGGTGGCGTACCTGCTGCCCAACGTCCCCGAGATGCTGGTCGCGCACTTCGCCGTGCCGCTCGCGGGCGCCGTGCTGGTCGCGATCAACACGCGGCTCTCCACCGAGGAGGTCCGCTACATCCTCGACCACTCGGGCGCGAAGGTCCTCGTCGTCGACGCCGTCCTGTACGAGACCGTCCGTCCGGTCGCGGGTGAGCTGGAGACGGTCCGGGAGATCGTGACGGTCACCGACCCGGCCGCCCCCGGCGACGGCGTCGGGTCCGGCCTGTCCTACGCCGACCTGCTGGCCAGGGGCTCGGACACCCCGCGGCCGTGGGCGGTCGACGACGAGCGCGGCACCATCTCGATCAACTACACGTCCGGGACGACCGGGAACCCGAAGGGCGTCGAGTACCACCACCGCGGTGCCTACCTGAACTCGTTCGGCGAGATCGTGCACTCCACGCACACCCCGGACAGCGTCTACCTGTGGACGCTGCCGATGTTCCACTGCAACGGCTGGTGCACCCCGTGGGCGGTGACGGCGATCGGCGGCACCCACGTCTGCCTGCGGGAGGTGCGCGGCGACGTCATCTGGGGGCTGATCTCCGAGCACGGCGTGACCCACCTCAACGGAGCACCCACGGTCGTCACGACGATCATGAACGCGCCCGAGGCGGTGACGCTGGACTACCCGCTGGTGATCACCACCGCCGGGGCGCCGCCGTCGCCGACGACGATCCTGCAGATGGAGCGGATGGGGTTCCGCATCGTGCACGTCTACGGCCTCACCGAGACCTACGGCCCGTACTCGGTGAACCAGTACCAGCGTGCCTGGGACGGGCTCGACGGCGAGGAACGCGCCCGGCTGCAGGCCCGGCAGGGCGTCGGGATGGTCTGCGCGGACCGGCTCCGGGTGGTCGACGAGCAGATGGCCGACGTCCCGGCCGACGGCGCCACGATGGGCGAGATCGTCATGCGCGGGAACAACGTCATGAAGGGTTACCACCTCGACGACGAGAAGACCGCCGAGGCGTTCGCGGGCGGCTGGTTCCACTCCGGAGACCTGGGCGTCGTGCACCCCGACGGCTACGTCGAGCTGCGCGACCGCGCGAAGGACGTCGTCATCTCCGGCGGGGAGAACATCTCCACCGTCGAGGTCGAGCAGGCGATCGTCTCGCACGAGGCGGTGCTCGAGGCGGCCGTCGTCGGCGTCCCGGACGAGCGGTGGGGCGAGGTCTGCAAGGCGTTCGCCGTGCTCAGGCCGGGCCGCGCCGCGGAGCCGCAGGAGCTGATCGACCACGTGAAGACGCGGATCGCCCGCTACAAGGCACCGAAGTACGTCGAGATCGTCGAGGAGCTGCCCAAGACCTCCACGGGCAAGGTCCAGAAGTTCGAACTGCGTGAGAAGGAGTGGGCCGACCAGGGCGGATCCCGCATCCGGGGATGAGTCACGTTCGCTCCCTGCGGAGCGGGCGAATCGGTTAGCGTTGCTCATCGTGAGCATCGCGACCGAATCGCACACCACGACCGGACCGTCCGCGTTCAGGGTGGCGGGCGGCGCGGTCGCGGTGACGACGGTGTCGGTGCTCCCGGTCTTCCTCACCGGCGCGCTCGCGGTGCAGCTGTCCGCCGATCTCGGGTTCGACCCGTCCGGGCTCGGTCTGGTCGTCGCGCTGTACTTCGGCGTGAGCGCGCTCTGCTCGCTGCCGGTCGGGATGCTCGTCGAGCGGGTCGGGTCCCGCCTGACCAGCCGGATCGCCGTGCTCGGCGCGGCCGTCATGCTGGCCGCGCTCGCGCTCGGCGCCCGGTCGTACGGCTCGCTGGTGGCGCTCCTGCTGTGCGGGGCGTGGTGCAACGTGATGGGCCAGCTGTCGTCGAACCTGACGCTGGCGCGCTCGGTGCCGGCCCGCCGGATGGGGCTGTCGTTCGGGGTGAAGCAGGCCGCGATCCCGACCGCCACGCTGCTGGCCGGCATCGCGGTGCCGGCCATCGCGCTGACCGTCGGGTGGCGCTGGGCCTACGCGCTCGGCGCGGTGCTCGCCCTGGCGGCGCTGCTGCTCTGCCCCCGTGAGGACGCCGGTCCGGCCCCGAAGGCCGCGAAGAACGACCGCGCGACGGGTGCGCTCGGCGTCATCGGGGCGGCCTCCGGCATGGCGGCGGGCACCGCGACCGCGCTGGGCATCTTCCTCGTCGCCTCCGCCGTCGAGCGCGGCGTGAACCCGGGCCTCTCCGGTCTCGTGCTGACCATGGGCAGCGTGATCGGGCTGAGCATCCGGCTGCTGCACGGCTGGCTCGCCGACCGGCGTGAGGAGGCCCGGCGCACGACCGGCCGCGGCGGTGGGCACGTCGCGGTGGTGGCCGCCAGCCTCGCCGCCGGCGCGGTCGGGTTCGGTCTGCTCGCCGTGCCCGGCACGCCCGCCCTGGTGATCGGCACGGTCCTGGCGTTCGGGCTCGGGTGGGCCTGGCCGGGGCTGCTGCAGTTCGCGGTCGTCCGGCTGAACCCGTCGGCTCCGGCCGCGGCGACGGCGGTCGTCCAGGTCGGGGTGTACGCCGGTGGGTTCGCCGGGCCGATCGTGTTCGGCTGGCTGGCCGCGCACGCGTCGTTCACGGTGGCGTGGTCGGTGAACGCCGTGGTGATGCTGGCCTCGGCCGCCCTGATGCTCGTGGGGCGCCGGATGCTGGTCGCACACGCCGCGCGCGTCGCCGCGCAGGACTGAGCCACGCCGAATCCGTTCGGAAACTGTCGGGGCCCTGAGGCAGTCTGACGCCCGTCGGCCCGCCGTCGCGGCGGGCCGGGATTGTCGAGGGGAATCTCCACGATGGCCGACGCGATCCGCGCCACCGGACTGGTCAAACACTACGGCGCCGTACGGGCGCTCGACGGGGTCGACCTGTCCGTTCCCGAGGGCACCGTCCTGGGGTTGCTCGGCCCGAACGGGGCCGGCAAGACCACCGTGGTCAGGGTGCTGACCACGCTGCTCCAGCCGGACGGGGGCGAGGCGACGGTCGCCGGCGCCGACGTCCGGGCCGATCCCGCCGGGGTGCGGCGCCGGATCGGGCTCTCCGGCCAGTACGCCGCGGTCGACGAGTACCTGACCGGCTTCGAGAACCTGGAGATGGTCGGGCGGCTCTACCACCTGGGCCGTCGCCGGGCCCGGGAGCGTGCGCGGGAGCTGCTCTCCGACTTCGGCCTCACCGACGCCGCGGACCGGCCCGCCCGCACCTACTCCGGCGGCATGCGGCGCCGGCTCGACCTGGCCGGGGCGCTCGTGGCCGACCCGCCGGTGCTGCTGCTCGACGAGCCGACCACCGGCCTGGACCCGCGCAGCCGCAACGACCTGTGGGACGTGATCCGCGGGCTGGTCGCCCGGGGCACGACGCTGCTGCTCACCACCCAGTACCTGGAGGAGGCCGACGCGCTGGCGGACGAGATCGTCGTGATCGACCACGGGAAGGTGATCGCCCGCGGCACCGCGGACCAGCTCAAGGCCCAGGTGGGCGGCGAACGCCTGGAGGTGACGACGAGTGTGGAGGCCGACCTGGAGCCCGCGGCCCGGCTGCTGGCCCCGCTCGGGGTCGGTGAGGCGGTGCTCGACCGGCACCGGCGGTCGCTGACGATGCCCGTCACCGGAGGCGTCGACGTGCTGCGCGACGCGCTCGACCGGCTGCGCGAGGCCGGGACGAAGGTCGACGACGCCGGACTGCGCCGCCCGACCCTCGACGACGTGTTCCTGACCCTGACCGGCCGTCCGTCGGCCGAGGTCGACGAGGACACCGAGCGCGCGGAGGTGACGTCGTGAACGCGGCGGCCACGATGCTGGCGGACGCGTCGGTCGTCGCCAAGCGGAACCTCATCAAGATCAAGCGTGTGCCGGACCTGCTGGTCTTCACGACGCTCTCGCCGATCATGTTCGTGCTGCTGTTCGCCTACGTGTTCGGCGGCGCGATCGACCCGACCGGCGGGGGTGCCGGGTACCGGGAGTTCCTGATGGCCGGGATCTTCGCCCAGACCGTGATCTTCGGGGCGACCAACACCGGCGCGGGGCTCGCGGAGGACGTGAAGAAGGGGATCATCGAGCGGTTCCGCTCGCTGCCGATGACGCCGTCGGCGGTACTGACCGGCCGTACGCTGTCCGACGTCGTGAACAACGTGATCGTGCTGGTGGTGATGTCGCTGACCGGGCTGCTGGTCGGGTGGCGGATCCACACCTCGTTCCTCGAGGCGCTCGCCGGGTTCCTGGTGCTGCTGGTGTTCGCCTACGCGTTCTCCTGGGTGATGGCCTGGGTCGGCCTGCTGGTCCCCAGCCCGGAGGTCGTGAACAACGCGTCGTTCGTGGTGATCTTCCCGCTGACGTTCCTGGCGAACACCTTCGTCCCGCTGGACACGCTGCCCGGGCCGCTGCGGGTGTTCGCCGAGTGGAACCCGGTCTCCGCGGTCACCCAGGCGGCACGGGAGCTGTTCGGCAACACCGACGCGGTCGCCTCGACGATGACGGCCTCGCAGACCTGGCCCCTGCAGAACCCGGTGCTCTACACGCTGATCTGGTCGGTCGCCGTCGTCGCGGTGTTCGGGCCGCTGGCGGGCAGGCAGTACAAGCGGGCGGCGAGCCGCTGACGCACGGAGGCCCTCCCGCGCGTCCGCGGGAGGGCCTCGTCGTGCTCCGGGCCGAGCGTCGTGCGTGACCACCGAGCGCGGCCCGGTGCGCGTCGGGGTGCGGGTCAGCTACCGGAGCAGCTCACCACCGCGTAGGGGCCCGAGCTGGTCGAGGAGGTGATCTCCTGGCCGTTCCGCATGATGCGGCAGGTGATCTCACCGCTACCGCCGGAACCGGACTGGGCGACCAGCGAGAGCGGCTGGAAGGAGAGGACACCGCCGTCGAAGGTGACCTCCTTGGTCCAGGGCAGGTCGGTGGCGTTGACCTGCTCCATACCCATGTTCGAGTCCTTGACGTAGGTGATGTTCCCCGCCGACCCGGACCCGGTCACCTCGTAGGTGATGACGTCGCCCCCCGCGGGGGACGCCGCCGCGGCGGGCTGCTCGATGCTCGGAGCGGTCACGGCGGGGGCACTCGCGACGGGCTCGCTCGCGGCCGGGACCGAGGCCGCCGACGGCACTGCCCCGGACGAGGCCGAGTCGACCGCCGACCCGAAGGCCGCGACCCAGAGGATGCACAGGAGCAGCCCGAGCGCCGAGAGCACCGTCCCCGAGATCGCGACGCCGCGGTTGGTGGCGATCCCCTTGCCCGCCCGCACGATCCCGAGGACACCGAAGATCAGGCCGATGATCACCATCGGCCAGGCGACGACGCCGACGATCGGGATCATCGCGGTCAGCACACCGATGATGCCCAGCACCAGCGCGGTGGTGCCGAACCCGTTGCGCGGCATCGCGACCGGCTGGAGGCCGGTGGCACCGCGCTGGGCCGGGACGGCCGGAGCGGCCGCGGCACCGGTGGTCCGCTGCGCGGCGGTCGGCCACGGGGCCGCACCGGCGTCGGCGGGGACCGCGGGCAGGCCGGCCGGGGGCGAGGCGGGGGAACGGGTGCCGAACGGGGCGCCGCCGAACGGGATGCCGGGGTGGCCGTCGTAGATCGGCTGCGGCCCGGTCGGGTACGGGCCCGGAGCTCCGTACCGGGGGTCGTGGCCGGTGTGCGGTCCCGCGGGGCCGTAGCCGGGTGCGGGGTGGCCGGGGCCGGCCGGGCCGTACCCCTGCGGGGCCCCGTACTGCGGCGCCGGCCCCTGCGGAGCGGTGCCGTACCGGTACTGCGCCTGGCCGTACCCCTGCGGAGTGGCCCCGTACTGCACATCCCCGTGGCGGGCCGGGTCGTACTGGGTCGCCGGGTGCGGGGTGATGTGGGGGCGGGAGGCGGAGTCACGGTCGGCGTGGCGGCCGGACGGCTGCGGCGGGTCGGACGGGGCCGGGGCGCCGGAGGAGTTCTGCGAGGTGGTCACGTGACCCCTGTCGATCGGTCCCCCGCTGCCGTGTCACGTGACGCGGCGGTCTCATCAGTACTGAGGACCGGAACACCCGTCCTTCACCCGATCGGGCTGCACGTCCCCGCCGTCCGGCAGTGCCGGGTCACCACCGGATGTCGTCACGGGAGTCGTCGGGGTCACCGCAGCCGGTCGAGCAGGGCGATCGCGTCGGTCGGGGCGTGCACCTTCATGTCGTTGTCGAAGTAACAGACGACGTCGAGTCCCCCCGCGGTCCACTCCCGGATCCGCCGCGCCCAGGAGTCCAGGGCCTCCACCGTGTAGCCGCCGGAGTAGAGCTCGCCCTGCCCGTGCAGCCGGACGTAGACCAGGTCCGCGGTCACCTCGTCGAACACCGGCCAGGTCCCGGCCGCGTCGGACTGCACCAGCGCGACGCCGTGCTCGCGCAGCAGGTCGAGGAAGGCCGGGTCCCGGAACGACTCGTGCCGCGGTTCGATCGCGTGCCGCAGCGGGCGGTCGGCGTCGGTCGCGGTGAGCGCGCGTCCCTCGACGCGCTCGTCGTGCCCGGTCGCGAACCGCGCCGCCGCGGCCGTGGCGCGAGGCAGCAGCGCGAGGAACCCGGCGATCCGGTCGGCGTCGAACCGCATCCGCGGCGGGAGCTGCCACAACACCGGGCCGAGCGCTGCGCCCAGTCCGAGCACCCCGGACGCCAAGAAGTTCGCGACCGGGACCGCGGCGTCGCGGAGCTGCTTCATGTGCGTGACGAACCGCGGACCCTTCACCGAGAACACGAAGCCGTCGGGGACCTCGGCGGCCCACGACCGGTAGCTCTCCGGGCGCTGCAGCGCGTAGAACGACCCGTTGATCTCGATCGAGGTGACCTGCCGGGAGAGGTACTCGAGCTCACGTCGCTGCACCAGCCCGGGCGGGTAGAAGGTGCCGCGCCACGGCGGGTAACGCCAGCCGGACGTCCCGACGACGACCCGGCCGGTCACGCGGGGCCTCCCGTGCGCGGCGCTGCCGGTGGCGCTGTCCGGACCACCGGTCGCGGCCCCGGTCGGCGGTGCCGCGCCGTCGCATCCGCTCGCATGCCCTGATCCTGGGGTCCCGGACCGGTTCCCGCCACCGTGTGCGACGCCCCGGTGGGCCGCCGAGGTGCGACGATGCCGGGATGAGCCACGCCGTCGTCGTCACCGGGGCCGCGGGCGCGCTGGGCCGCGCCGTCGTCGCCGAGTTCCAGCGGGCCGGGCAGCCGGTCGTCGCTCTCGACCGGCTCGGCCCGGCGCTGGACGCGCTCGACGCCCCGCACCGGATCCCGGTCGAGCTGACCGACCGCGGCGACGTCGGGCGGGCCTTCGCCGAGATCGACGGACGCGGTCTCACGGTCGGGACGCTGGTCGCCGTCGCCGGCGGCTACTCGCACGGAGGGCTCGCCGACCTCGACCCGGACACCCTGCACGGCCTGTTCGACACCAACCTCGGCACGCTGGTCTGGGCGGCCCAGGCCGCCGCCCCGCGGATCGCCGCGGCGGGCGGCGGCTCGATCGTCGCGGTGGGCGCCCGGACCGGGACCTCCGGTCCCGCACAGCTCGTGCACGGCGCGAGCAAGGCCGCGGTGCACCGCACCGTCGAGCTGCTCGCCGACGAGCTGCGGGGGCAGCGGATCCGGGTCAACGCGGTGCTCCCGTCGGTCGTGGACACCCCCGCCAACCGCGAGTGGATGGACGCCGACGCCGTGGACCGCGCCGTCGCCCCCGCCGCGATCGCCCGGGTGATCGCGTTCCTCGCCGGGCCGGACGCCGCCCCGGTCAGCGGCGCGCTCGTCCCGGTCTACGGCGACTCCTGACGGCGCCGCGCGACCGGCTGCCAGGATGGGTGCATGCGCACCCGACCGCTCCCCGCACCGTGACCGGGCTCGCCCCGGCGGTGCGCCGGGTCCTGGACTGGCCGGTCGACCACGTCGCCGCCGCCGTCGTCGGTGCCGACGGCGCGGTGCTCGCCGACGCCGGCGACACCGGCCGCGAGTTCGGCCTCGCCTCGGTGACCAAGCTGCTGTCGGCGTACGCCGCACTGGTCGCGGTCGAGGAGGGCGCCGTCGACTGGGACGACGCCGCGGGCCCCGAGGGCGCCACCGTCCGGCACCTGATCGCGCACACGTCCGGCCTGGCCTTCGACACCGACGAGGTCAAGGCCGCCCCCGGCGAGCGCCGGATCTACTCCAACACCGGGTTCGCGGTACTGGGCGACGCGATCGCCGGGGCCACCGGGATCGGCTTCGCCGACTACCTCCACCAGGCCGTCTGCGAGCCGCTCGGGATGACGCGGACCCGCCTGGAGGGCGCGCCGGGCGCGGGCGCCGTCTCGACCGCCGCGGAC
Proteins encoded in this window:
- a CDS encoding acyl--CoA ligase family protein translates to MTAGTTDVWTTPLTPLAFLGRSADVFPDTTAIVYGDRRHTYAEFAAEATRVANALEASGVEPGDRVAYLLPNVPEMLVAHFAVPLAGAVLVAINTRLSTEEVRYILDHSGAKVLVVDAVLYETVRPVAGELETVREIVTVTDPAAPGDGVGSGLSYADLLARGSDTPRPWAVDDERGTISINYTSGTTGNPKGVEYHHRGAYLNSFGEIVHSTHTPDSVYLWTLPMFHCNGWCTPWAVTAIGGTHVCLREVRGDVIWGLISEHGVTHLNGAPTVVTTIMNAPEAVTLDYPLVITTAGAPPSPTTILQMERMGFRIVHVYGLTETYGPYSVNQYQRAWDGLDGEERARLQARQGVGMVCADRLRVVDEQMADVPADGATMGEIVMRGNNVMKGYHLDDEKTAEAFAGGWFHSGDLGVVHPDGYVELRDRAKDVVISGGENISTVEVEQAIVSHEAVLEAAVVGVPDERWGEVCKAFAVLRPGRAAEPQELIDHVKTRIARYKAPKYVEIVEELPKTSTGKVQKFELREKEWADQGGSRIRG
- a CDS encoding MFS transporter, which codes for MSIATESHTTTGPSAFRVAGGAVAVTTVSVLPVFLTGALAVQLSADLGFDPSGLGLVVALYFGVSALCSLPVGMLVERVGSRLTSRIAVLGAAVMLAALALGARSYGSLVALLLCGAWCNVMGQLSSNLTLARSVPARRMGLSFGVKQAAIPTATLLAGIAVPAIALTVGWRWAYALGAVLALAALLLCPREDAGPAPKAAKNDRATGALGVIGAASGMAAGTATALGIFLVASAVERGVNPGLSGLVLTMGSVIGLSIRLLHGWLADRREEARRTTGRGGGHVAVVAASLAAGAVGFGLLAVPGTPALVIGTVLAFGLGWAWPGLLQFAVVRLNPSAPAAATAVVQVGVYAGGFAGPIVFGWLAAHASFTVAWSVNAVVMLASAALMLVGRRMLVAHAARVAAQD
- a CDS encoding daunorubicin resistance protein DrrA family ABC transporter ATP-binding protein, producing MADAIRATGLVKHYGAVRALDGVDLSVPEGTVLGLLGPNGAGKTTVVRVLTTLLQPDGGEATVAGADVRADPAGVRRRIGLSGQYAAVDEYLTGFENLEMVGRLYHLGRRRARERARELLSDFGLTDAADRPARTYSGGMRRRLDLAGALVADPPVLLLDEPTTGLDPRSRNDLWDVIRGLVARGTTLLLTTQYLEEADALADEIVVIDHGKVIARGTADQLKAQVGGERLEVTTSVEADLEPAARLLAPLGVGEAVLDRHRRSLTMPVTGGVDVLRDALDRLREAGTKVDDAGLRRPTLDDVFLTLTGRPSAEVDEDTERAEVTS
- a CDS encoding ABC transporter permease yields the protein MNAAATMLADASVVAKRNLIKIKRVPDLLVFTTLSPIMFVLLFAYVFGGAIDPTGGGAGYREFLMAGIFAQTVIFGATNTGAGLAEDVKKGIIERFRSLPMTPSAVLTGRTLSDVVNNVIVLVVMSLTGLLVGWRIHTSFLEALAGFLVLLVFAYAFSWVMAWVGLLVPSPEVVNNASFVVIFPLTFLANTFVPLDTLPGPLRVFAEWNPVSAVTQAARELFGNTDAVASTMTASQTWPLQNPVLYTLIWSVAVVAVFGPLAGRQYKRAASR
- a CDS encoding MmpS family transport accessory protein — its product is MTTSQNSSGAPAPSDPPQPSGRHADRDSASRPHITPHPATQYDPARHGDVQYGATPQGYGQAQYRYGTAPQGPAPQYGAPQGYGPAGPGHPAPGYGPAGPHTGHDPRYGAPGPYPTGPQPIYDGHPGIPFGGAPFGTRSPASPPAGLPAVPADAGAAPWPTAAQRTTGAAAAPAVPAQRGATGLQPVAMPRNGFGTTALVLGIIGVLTAMIPIVGVVAWPMVIIGLIFGVLGIVRAGKGIATNRGVAISGTVLSALGLLLCILWVAAFGSAVDSASSGAVPSAASVPAASEPVASAPAVTAPSIEQPAAAASPAGGDVITYEVTGSGSAGNITYVKDSNMGMEQVNATDLPWTKEVTFDGGVLSFQPLSLVAQSGSGGSGEITCRIMRNGQEITSSTSSGPYAVVSCSGS
- a CDS encoding DUF72 domain-containing protein; its protein translation is MTGRVVVGTSGWRYPPWRGTFYPPGLVQRRELEYLSRQVTSIEINGSFYALQRPESYRSWAAEVPDGFVFSVKGPRFVTHMKQLRDAAVPVANFLASGVLGLGAALGPVLWQLPPRMRFDADRIAGFLALLPRATAAAARFATGHDERVEGRALTATDADRPLRHAIEPRHESFRDPAFLDLLREHGVALVQSDAAGTWPVFDEVTADLVYVRLHGQGELYSGGYTVEALDSWARRIREWTAGGLDVVCYFDNDMKVHAPTDAIALLDRLR
- a CDS encoding SDR family NAD(P)-dependent oxidoreductase; its protein translation is MSHAVVVTGAAGALGRAVVAEFQRAGQPVVALDRLGPALDALDAPHRIPVELTDRGDVGRAFAEIDGRGLTVGTLVAVAGGYSHGGLADLDPDTLHGLFDTNLGTLVWAAQAAAPRIAAAGGGSIVAVGARTGTSGPAQLVHGASKAAVHRTVELLADELRGQRIRVNAVLPSVVDTPANREWMDADAVDRAVAPAAIARVIAFLAGPDAAPVSGALVPVYGDS
- a CDS encoding serine hydrolase domain-containing protein → MRRVLDWPVDHVAAAVVGADGAVLADAGDTGREFGLASVTKLLSAYAALVAVEEGAVDWDDAAGPEGATVRHLIAHTSGLAFDTDEVKAAPGERRIYSNTGFAVLGDAIAGATGIGFADYLHQAVCEPLGMTRTRLEGAPGAGAVSTAADLSLFAAELQAPKLLDPRTVAEATTVAYPGLDGLLPGYGRQRPNDWGLGFEIRDGKSPHWTGEHSSPRTFGHFGQSGTFLWVDPDVRAAAVVLTDRDFGPWAAEAWTPWTDGVLAELPEPHR